The stretch of DNA CAACATCGCGCTGATCGAAAACGGTGTGCCGATCGCGGGTGTGGTGCTCGCTCCGGCAAAGGGACGAATCTTCTACGGTGATCGTGAGGGTGGAGCCCGCCAGGCAGCAGTCACCGACCAAACCGTTGGCGATTGGGACGATCTGTGCATTCGGCCAGCGCCGCAGGACGGGATTACCGCCATCGCGAGCCGCTCGCATGGCAGCAGCGAAACCAGTGCCTTCCTGACAAAGATGGGTGTTGAGAACACCGTGAAAGCGGGATCATCCCTGAAGTTTTGCCTCGTTGCATGCGGCGAAGCGGACCTCTACCCGCGTTTCGGTCGCACGATGGAATGGGATACTGCCGCCGGAGACGCAGTCCTCCGCGCGGCGGGCGGCCTTGTGTTGTGCGAGGATGGTGAACCGCTGGCCTATGGCAAACAGCAGCAGGCGACCGACAGCGATTTTGCCAATCCGCACTTTCTAGCGATCGGCTGTGGCAGCCTGAAAGACAAGATCAGCGCCGCTCGCTGACCGGCTCCGCACCGCACTCGCTTACTCGATGAACGTCAGGTCGCGGGCGATCTGCTCGATCTGGGTACACAGTACCGTCCGGGCGCTCGGGCTCAAACCCTCGATATCGCGCTCATGAACGCCGCGCATGAAATTGAACAAACCGTTGAAGCTGAGATCTTGGGGCGATACTGCAGCGCGGACGACCCGCGAAATTGCAGCGCGGTCGTAGCTGAACCCACAAACGTCCTCAAACACGATGATTCGCGCCAGCTCCGACGCCAAGGTCTGACTGTTGAGCGCGCCCGCAGGACTAGCCGACAATAACAGGATAAGGCCAACGATCGTTGCGCGCATGATGTCCAAGCAATCACGTGATTTGGCGAACAGTATGCATGCCCATTTGGCGAAACAATAGCGGCGGCGGCGCACGTTTGAATTGCGAAAGATAGCGGGCTCTGATCCTGTGTCTATGCGGATCAGGCCCCGCTGGTGCCGGGCACCAGTTGAACCGCTCATACACGGCTGTCACGGCGGCGGGCGAGAACAAGAACGACAGGATCTCAAGCGATGGATGGCCTGAGCTTAACGCCGATTGTGGCCACACTCATCTTCGTCGCATCGTGCCTGTTCGGCCATCGATACCGCAGCGTTTGGAAAGCGGAGGGTCCCCGCTGGAAACTATGGCTCTACGGATCACTTACAGCAGCCGGGTTCATGACCCTGGGCTTCATCCCACTGTCCCTACCAACCTAAGGGCGTCCGGGCCTTTATCCGACGACGAGCTGCTTGAGCTGGAGCGCCTCGTGCTCGACTTCGCTGAGCCGATAGCCCACGACGTCACCTATCGTCACCATCGCGGTCAGCTTGCCGTCCTGCACAACCGGCATATGGCGGAATCGCCCCGCCTGCATCTTCTTGAGGACGGAGACGAGATCATCATCGGGGCCGCAGGTAATGACGTCCCGCACCATGATCTCTTCCACAAGCTTGGGTAGCGTCTGGCCGGGAGTGTCGGCCAATTTGCGCACAATATCGCGCTCCGAAAGGATACCGCATAAGGCCCCGTCCGCGTCGGTGACAACCAGCGCTCCAATACCGTGATCGCGCAAGATCTCTGTGGCGCGGCCAAGCGTGTCATCGGGCTGGATCGAAATGATCCCTCCCCCCTTGTGCTTTAGCAGTGCGGCGACCTTTGATCGTGAATCTGTCAAGTTGCTCGATTTACTCTGGCTGTGCGTTTTGACTTTTATGGAGTCCCCACGAATGGGCGGCCGATAAGATGCTGGCATGTAGCTGCCTCCGCTTGCAAAGGTCATACTCATGTTTGGCCGACTCCAACCGTTGGGGGGTGGGAGGTGAAGTGGAGCCAGTCTTCGTGTTGTCGAGTCTCTTTCGTGGATGAATTGACGTAAAGGCGATCACGTTTGCGCAGATGGCGCTGCCGAAACCGCTATCGGCTCACCAGCAGCTTCCATATCACGCAACATTTTTCTGGCTCTCGGGCACTGCAATCGTTCGCGCAGCGGACTATCGGGGTCGATGTCTTTCTTGCAGACAACGCACTTATCAGCGTCGCTGATCGCATTCAGCCCGCCGCAGCTGCCCTTTATGGTCTTACCCATCAGCATGACGCCAAGCGCCATGCCGACCATGATCAGGAGCATAAAGGCGAAGGCAAACACAAAAGTAGACATTTCTTCCGCCCCTCTCGTGCCGGTCTAGGCTGCAAGCGCCTCAAAACGGGCGTTCGCCTGGGTCGTGAATTGCAATCCCTCAGCGTTTGTGTCGCGCTCAACAAATAGAACGCCAATGCCGTTCTCATCGGCGATCTCAAGGCCACGCCCCCGGCCCAAAATCAGCATGGCGGTCGCCCAAGCATCGGCAAGCATTGCGTTGTCAGCGAGCACCGTCGCCGACGCCGTCTTGTGCGTGATCGGGCGACCCGTCGTTGGATCGATGATGTGCGAATAACGCTCACCGTCGCGCTCAAAATAGTTGCGGTAATCGCCCGATGACGCGAGGCCGACACCCGAAACACCAACGACATCGATGACGCCGCCAGACAGGGCGGAAGGCCGTTCAATGCCGATTTGCCAAGGCAGTCCTGACGGATTGCTGCCCGAGGCATACAGATCACCACCGATCTCGACCATGTAGTTCTGGGCTCCAAGCGTCTCGACCGCGCGACCAATTTGGTCGGCACCATATCCTTTACCGATTGCAGAAAGATAAACCTGCGAATCGGGCCGCCGCTTGCGCAAGGTAGAAGCCCCAACCTGCAGCGTATTGGCGTGACCGGCCCGAAGCTTGGCCGACGCAATTTGATCCGCGCTGGGCATCCGTTGGGAACCTGACGCCCCGAAGCCCCAAAGCTCAATGAGTGGGCCAATCGTGGTGTCAAAGGTCCCTCGGCTTGCGACATTGACCGCTTCCGCCGCGCGCATCACCTCAGACAAGGCCGGAGATACCGTCACATCGTCGGTGCCCGAGCGCGCGTTGAACTGGGAGATCTCAGAAGACTGGTCCCAGTTCGAAAGCTGCTTGTTGACGTCAAGCAAGGCCAGATCGATGGCGCTGCGCAGTTCGCTTTCGCTGATGCCGATACCATCGTCGATAACGACAACCTTGTAGGTCGTACCCATCGTCAGGCCCGAAACTTCCGAAACGTCGCGCCCAAACTTGCAAGCGCCAAGCGCTAGCGGGAAGGCCAGGAAGCCGCGACGGGAGATTTTCAGCAGATTTGTCACTGATATACCCTTGTTGATGCATTGCGCGCACGCATGCACGCCGAAAACGGTATGATCCTCAACTTAAGAGCCATTCCAACAAGAAGAAATTAGCGGTTCTGCGAATATCGAACCGGTATCAGTCTGTGCTGTCATATGCGTCGGGAGAAACTTTATTTTCGCGAAGGCAGGTGACCGTGAAGCGTTTTTCGCTGCGCAAGGGTTTGAACATCCCCATCTCCGGGGCGCCAAGGCAAGAGATTACGTCGCACGTGGTGCCGCGCGTTGTTGCCATTCTTGGAGACGACTACATCGGGCTTAAGCCGCGTCTGGATGTTGAAGAAGGCGACACGGTCGGACCGGGCACGCCGATCTTTGCTGACAAGGACCATCCGGACGTTCAGGTGGTGTCTCCGGTTGCCGGGCAAGTCTCGACAATCAACCGTGGCGCGCGCCGCAAGCTGATCAGCATCGAAATCGATGTTGGTGATGGAGCTGAAGCAGTCGATTTCTCGCAGGTAGGAGATAGCTCGACCCGGGACGGACTGGTTGAACGGCTTTGCGCGGCGGGTGTGTGGACCTCTTTCAAGACGCGCCCCTATTCCAAGGTTCCTGCCCCGGATACGAGCCCGTCGGCGATCTACGTCACCGCGATGGACACCGAGCCTCTCGCCGCAGACCCGGCACTGAGCATCAACGAGGAGCCTCAGGCCTTCGAGAAAGGCCTCGAAGCGATCACACGTCTGTCCGACGGCATGACCTATCTTTGCCAAGCGGAGGGTGCGCAACTTCCAGGCACCGACATTACAGGTGTGGAGGTTGCCGCGTTTTCCGGCCCGCACCCCGCCGGCCTCGCAGGTACACACCTGCATTTCCTTGAACCGCCTGCTGGCGACAAGCCGGTTTGGACCATCGGCTACCAAGATGTGCTGGTGATTGGACGGCTGCTTCTCACCGGTCGGTATGACCCGACCTGTGTGATCGCGCTCTGCGGTCCGGCATGTGCCGACCCAAGGCTGGTCCGCACCATCGCAGGGGCATCGATGACGGAGCTGACCGTAACGGACCGCCCGATCGATTTTCCTGTACGCATGATTTCCGGCTCAGTTTTGAGCGGGCGGATCGGTGAAGGCACAAGCGCCTATCTTGGTCGGTATGCACGGCAGATCACGCTCATTGAAGAAGACAACAAGCAGATCCCGATGGGCTGGATACGACCCATGCGGACCAAATACGCCATTCAGCCCGTGCTGGGTTCGGCCTTTTTCCGGCGCGAGTACGCGCTGACTTCGAACCTCAACGGCGGTCGGCGCGCGATGGTGCCGATCGGAACGTTCGAGCGGCTCATGCCGCAGGACTATTTGCCAACGCAGCTCCTGCGCGCGCTGCTGGTGATGGATACCGACCAAGCACAGGCATTGGGAGCCTTGGAGCTGGACGAAGAGGATCTGGGCCTCGTCGGCTTCGCCTGCCCAGCGAAATATGAATACGGGATCGCTCTGCGCGATTGCCTCACCAAGATTGAGAAAGAGGGCTGATCCGTGGGTTTGCGGGCATTTTTTGATTCCATCGAGCCGCACTTTGAAAAGAACGGCAAGTGGGAGCGCTACTTCCCTGTCTATGAGATGGTGGAGAGCTTTCTGTACACACCGAAGACGGTAACGACCGTCGCGCCACATGCGCGCTCATACATCGATATGAAGCGCATCATGACGTACGTGGTGATCGCCACCGTGCCGTGTATCGCCATGGCGATGTACAACACCGGCTATCAAACCAACCTTGCGATCATGGAATTTGGAGCCTCGGGTTGGCGCGCTGCAATCCTTGCGGCACTGGGCGTCGGTTTCGATCCCACCAACATTTTCGCCAACGTCGCCCATGGGTTTCTGTATTTTCTACCGATCTATGTGACGACGCTGGTCGCGGGCGGCATTTTCGAAGTGCTGTTTGCGACGATCCGAAAGCATGAGGTCAATGAGGGCTTCCTCGTTACCTCCATGTTGTACACGCTGATCGTTCCAGCCACGACGCCTCTTTGGCAGGTGGCGCTGGGCATCATCTTCGGGGTCGTGATCGGCAAGGAAGTTTTCGGCGGGACCGGCAAGAACTTCCTCAACCCCGCACTAACAGGCCGCGCATTCCTGTACTTCGCCTACCCCGCCCAAATGTCAGGCGAC from Pseudomonadota bacterium encodes:
- the cysQ gene encoding 3'(2'),5'-bisphosphate nucleotidase CysQ; translated protein: MSEPKSALPLADLQQTLVPIAVAAGAATIHHFSSGDLGIDTKNDDSPVTKADIDAEAIILAGLAKAYPDIPVVSEEAAAAGNAPDADALFFLVDPLDGTKEFISGNGEYTINIALIENGVPIAGVVLAPAKGRIFYGDREGGARQAAVTDQTVGDWDDLCIRPAPQDGITAIASRSHGSSETSAFLTKMGVENTVKAGSSLKFCLVACGEADLYPRFGRTMEWDTAAGDAVLRAAGGLVLCEDGEPLAYGKQQQATDSDFANPHFLAIGCGSLKDKISAAR
- a CDS encoding CBS domain-containing protein; amino-acid sequence: MPASYRPPIRGDSIKVKTHSQSKSSNLTDSRSKVAALLKHKGGGIISIQPDDTLGRATEILRDHGIGALVVTDADGALCGILSERDIVRKLADTPGQTLPKLVEEIMVRDVITCGPDDDLVSVLKKMQAGRFRHMPVVQDGKLTAMVTIGDVVGYRLSEVEHEALQLKQLVVG
- the nqrM gene encoding (Na+)-NQR maturation NqrM, which gives rise to MSTFVFAFAFMLLIMVGMALGVMLMGKTIKGSCGGLNAISDADKCVVCKKDIDPDSPLRERLQCPRARKMLRDMEAAGEPIAVSAAPSAQT
- a CDS encoding FAD:protein FMN transferase, translated to MTNLLKISRRGFLAFPLALGACKFGRDVSEVSGLTMGTTYKVVVIDDGIGISESELRSAIDLALLDVNKQLSNWDQSSEISQFNARSGTDDVTVSPALSEVMRAAEAVNVASRGTFDTTIGPLIELWGFGASGSQRMPSADQIASAKLRAGHANTLQVGASTLRKRRPDSQVYLSAIGKGYGADQIGRAVETLGAQNYMVEIGGDLYASGSNPSGLPWQIGIERPSALSGGVIDVVGVSGVGLASSGDYRNYFERDGERYSHIIDPTTGRPITHKTASATVLADNAMLADAWATAMLILGRGRGLEIADENGIGVLFVERDTNAEGLQFTTQANARFEALAA
- a CDS encoding Na(+)-translocating NADH-quinone reductase subunit A encodes the protein MKRFSLRKGLNIPISGAPRQEITSHVVPRVVAILGDDYIGLKPRLDVEEGDTVGPGTPIFADKDHPDVQVVSPVAGQVSTINRGARRKLISIEIDVGDGAEAVDFSQVGDSSTRDGLVERLCAAGVWTSFKTRPYSKVPAPDTSPSAIYVTAMDTEPLAADPALSINEEPQAFEKGLEAITRLSDGMTYLCQAEGAQLPGTDITGVEVAAFSGPHPAGLAGTHLHFLEPPAGDKPVWTIGYQDVLVIGRLLLTGRYDPTCVIALCGPACADPRLVRTIAGASMTELTVTDRPIDFPVRMISGSVLSGRIGEGTSAYLGRYARQITLIEEDNKQIPMGWIRPMRTKYAIQPVLGSAFFRREYALTSNLNGGRRAMVPIGTFERLMPQDYLPTQLLRALLVMDTDQAQALGALELDEEDLGLVGFACPAKYEYGIALRDCLTKIEKEG
- a CDS encoding NADH:ubiquinone reductase (Na(+)-transporting) subunit B, giving the protein MGLRAFFDSIEPHFEKNGKWERYFPVYEMVESFLYTPKTVTTVAPHARSYIDMKRIMTYVVIATVPCIAMAMYNTGYQTNLAIMEFGASGWRAAILAALGVGFDPTNIFANVAHGFLYFLPIYVTTLVAGGIFEVLFATIRKHEVNEGFLVTSMLYTLIVPATTPLWQVALGIIFGVVIGKEVFGGTGKNFLNPALTGRAFLYFAYPAQMSGDSVWVPVDGYTGATGLAVTAAEGVEALATRGITWWDSFIGVIPGSLGETSALAAAIGLVFLLATRIANYRMVVGCLGGMIGFSLLLNFIGSDTNPMFAMPWYWHLVLGGYAFGLVFMVTEPVSGSHTNLGRYIYGALIGVMVVLIRVLNPAFPEGMMLAILFGNVFAPLIDHFVMQANIKRRARRQAGASSHA